The window gttaaaaaggctatctttctccaacatgtttttggtacctttgccTAGTAAAAGATaacttattttctattctgtattttctttaggTTTAGAGTTTAAACCTTCTTGACAATACCTGGTACAGTGGAGCCAGCAGCTATTCATGCATGCAAACCCGAGAATCAGAAGAGAAATCAAGGACAGCGAAAGCTCCCACTGAATACACTCACCTAGCTGCAGGCTGAGCCAGGACTTGGACTGCTCCAGTGGGAGATACTCTCTGTTCTTTGGGCAGAAAACTCTGAACAGGATGGAGTCACTGTGGTGTTAGCAGGTctgggaaattatttaaaaatcaagccTGCCTCCGCCTGTaagtcaaaacatttaaaaaaggaaaaaatacagggGAAAGATATAACTCCCAAACATTCTCAAGAATCTGTCATATACCTGAGGTCTTCAGTTCTGCTGCTGAGTATAGTGTAACCATGAAGTCTGAGCACTCTGGTTCCCAGAAAAGTTCCACCATTATGACATTTCACCCAACCATGGAAGATTTCTCAGATTTCAACAAGTACATTGCTTACATGGAATCCCAAGGGGCACACAGAGCTGGTCTGGCCAAGGTAATTCCACCCAAGGAATGGAGAGCCAGACAGTCCTATGATGATATCAGGGACATCTTAATAGCCACTCCCCTGCAGCAGGTGGTCTCTGGGAAGGCAGGTATGTTCActcaataccacaaaaagaagaaagccaTGACAGTGGGAGAGTATCACCTCCTGGCAAACAGTGAAAAGTATAGAACTCCCCCACACCTGAATTTTGAAGATTTGGAGAGAAAGTACTGGAAGAACCGCCTCTATGACTCACCAATTTATGGTGCTGACATCAGTGGCTCCTTATTTGATGAAAACACTAAAGAGTGGAACCTGGGACACCTGGGAACCATCCTAGACCTGTTGGAACAGGAATGTGGAGTTGTCATTGAGGGAGTCAACAGGCCCTACCTGTACTTTGGTATGTGGAAGACGACCTTTGCATGGCACACGGAAGACATGGACCTTTATAGCATCAACTTCCTGCACTTTGGGGAGCCCAAAACGTGGTATGCGGTGCCCCCTGAACATGGGCAGCGCCTGGAGCGCCTGGCCAGGGAGCTTTTCCCGGGCAGTTCCCAGGGCTGTGAGGCCTTCCTGAGGCACAAGGTGGCCCTCATCTCACCCACAGTCCTCAAGGAGAATGGCATTCCCTTCAACCGcgtcactcaggaggctggggagttCATGGTGACATTTCCCTATGGCTACCACGCTGGCTTCAACCATGGCTTCAACTGCGCAGAGGCCATCAATTTTGCCACCCCACGATGGATTGATTATGGCAAAGTGGCATCTCAGTGCAGCTGTGGGGAGGCCAGGGTCAGCTTCTCCATGGATGCCTTTGTGCGCATCCTGCAACCTGAGCACTATGAGCTGTGGAAATGCGGGCAAGACTGCATGATTGAAGACCACACGATTGAAGACCACACTGAGTCCAGGAAGCCTGCCAGGCCAGGGCTGCtgaccacagagagagagaaccgGACGCTCTGGAGAGCAGCGCTGGGCTTGAGATACCTCCAGTCTCCAGAGGCTTATGGTTCCTCGAGATCTGTGCTGGCTGGTGGCTTGTTATGTGCGCCTGTGAATCCAGAGTCCGGGTGCCCCTCCTTTGGCTACAGAGCTGATGCAAAACCTGGGACAGTCCCGAATGGGTCCCTGCTGCCTGTCATGACCCGGTCAAAGAAACGCTGTAGGTCACCGTGACTCTCCACCCATCAACTGGTAGATGTGGTCGTGGTCTTCGCAAAGTGGAATTCTAGGCGACAACCTCCCAGACACCATCCAACAGGTGCCTTTTGCTCTGCACCAAGAGCACACCTTGCAGCCCAGAGCCTCAGCCACTGCGGCCGAATGGAACTTTGACCCACAAGCCTGCCTCTGTAAGACCTAGGTCTCATTTTTTCTGCCAAGGTTCCTGGATACTGCCGTGCCCCTAATCTTCAACCCTTGGGGCCCCCACTGGATCCTGACTAGCCGGTGCATGGGGCCCATGCTTGCTATCCCTAGACAGC of the Sciurus carolinensis chromosome 11, mSciCar1.2, whole genome shotgun sequence genome contains:
- the LOC124959637 gene encoding lysine-specific demethylase 4D-like; this encodes MKSEHSGSQKSSTIMTFHPTMEDFSDFNKYIAYMESQGAHRAGLAKVIPPKEWRARQSYDDIRDILIATPLQQVVSGKAGMFTQYHKKKKAMTVGEYHLLANSEKYRTPPHLNFEDLERKYWKNRLYDSPIYGADISGSLFDENTKEWNLGHLGTILDLLEQECGVVIEGVNRPYLYFGMWKTTFAWHTEDMDLYSINFLHFGEPKTWYAVPPEHGQRLERLARELFPGSSQGCEAFLRHKVALISPTVLKENGIPFNRVTQEAGEFMVTFPYGYHAGFNHGFNCAEAINFATPRWIDYGKVASQCSCGEARVSFSMDAFVRILQPEHYELWKCGQDCMIEDHTIEDHTESRKPARPGLLTTERENRTLWRAALGLRYLQSPEAYGSSRSVLAGGLLCAPVNPESGCPSFGYRADAKPGTVPNGSLLPVMTRSKKRCRSP